CTTCTGGAAGCGTGGGGTGCAATTTCTCCAGATTACCTCAACAAATTAACAGCTAGAATGCCAAAGGTCTGCAATGCTGTAATTGCTGCAAATGGAGGATTCTTTGACGAAAGCAaagtttgatgtaaaaaaaatcgtatttcaaatacaaatcATTATTTCTAACCTTGTCAATGTCTTGACTctattttctattcatttcacAACGTATGGTGGTGAATAAGTGTGACTTttcatggaaaacacaaaattgtTTGGGTGACCCCAAACTTTTGAACGGTAGTGTATATTATTCATAAGATAATTTGATCCAAAGTGCAGTAAAAATTTAATCAATATTTGATGTAATGCCCATTTGATTTTATgcaagacatttttgtttttacaatattgATTAAAGATGGTGTTACTTGCTGTCATTAAATGAGCGCAGTAGATTTCAATGTTCAGGTTTAGTAAGATCAAATACTAAAGCTGTAGTTCAGTGTGGTGATTCAGTTTACCCAAACTTGCCTTCTTGGTGGCTTGATGAGACACAGGTGTACAGTAAGACGCATTTCTTGGCTTTAAACATTCTTACGTAGCTGTAAACATGACGCTCTATTTTTCACCTTGTCTTCACCCTCCATTTATTTCCCATTTAATCCCTGGCAGGTGTTGTTCTTTGGATTTGGCTGGTTATTCTTTATGCGGCAACTCTTCAAAGACTATGAGGTACAGTGTAATCAAAATGATTAATCTGCTAATAACTGTTTGGGCAGATGTAGAGAGCACTGCCCCTGGTGTGCAAATAATACtatactgtaataataattcaaatggaAATCACGTGTGCTTCTGAAAGGTCCAAGTAAAAAAGCCTTCACCaatatgttcatgtgtttgttgacagGTGCGACAGTATGTTGTTCAAGTGGTTTTCTCTGTCACCTTTGCTTTCTCATGTACCATGTTTGAACTCATCATCTTTGAGATCCTTGGTGCCTTAAGTAGTAGGTAAGTTCATTTTCTGTTGGACATaactttgttttattgctgcGTATGTTTGATGGAGAACTTTACACTTCATGTCCTTTCCACAGTTCCAGGTATTTCCACTGGAAACTTAATCTCTATGTGATTCTACTGGTTCTGATCTTTGTGGTTCCTTTCTACATCGGGTACTTTGTTGTCAGCAATATACGCCTGTGTAAGTACcgtcagttttaatgattgaaaGTAAAATATTGTATTCAAAAAGTCAAATGCTGTTGCAAAGatgttattttacacatgtCTTAGTGAACtgtcttctctgtgtctgtgtagtgCAGAGACAGAGGCTTCTTTTTGCCTGCATGGTGTGGTTTACCTTCATGTATTTCTTTTGGAAGTTGGGCGACCCATTTCCCATCCTCAGCCCAAAACATGGTAAATGTGCCTCCTTCTCCTTTGTGGACATTAATCTGCCATGTATATTTAGTACAGTTACTTTTGGTAACTATTAATGTCACCTGCTATTTCTCTTTTAATTACTGACTACTAACAGAGTGATTACTTTTTGCTTCaaatcacatatttaaatatgttatttctTTCTAATAAATGAATCCTTTTATTAACTGTAAGATTTAATGATTTTCCAAACACTGCTTATTTTGGGTAATACAAGAGTTTTTAACAAGGACTGTTGAAATGGAAGTGAAGCTgtgctgttgcttttttttaaattcaggcaTCCTGTCCATTGAGCAGCTTATCAGCCGTGTCGGTGTCATTGGAGTCACTCTCATGGCTCTGCTGTCTGGGTTTGGTGCTGTTAACTGTCCTTACACGTACATGTCCTATTTCCTCAGGTAAGTTCAGCAGTGCATTTTCTTCAACATAACACAGTCTGTTACCGTGAGTCTGCTTATGCATCAATACATATTATACACCATTGTGGGTGGTGTTTCAAAGAGTCTTAAAAGGACTAAACACTTGTTCATTGTTCGCTCATATTTCCTGTGGTACCatgttgccatgtttttgtcccACACAACCATCATGTTATGATCTTTACAGATGACTCTGTCTCTTTTGTGCTGCACTAAATTTATACATTCTTAACACAGCACAGGAATGAGTCTTTAATACTTGCCActtcataattattttcatCCATTCAAGAGGAAAGGCAGAATAATTAGTACGATAATAGTACATTTAACTCAGCGATGTTGTTGGGGACTGGAGCGAGGGGTTAACATTTCAATTCACGTGCACTGAACTGTAAAACAAGAATTACTGATCCTCTGAAAAAGTATTGGCATTTGCTTGTCAGTTGTCTTTGTGTGGTACtgcaatattgttttttttattttgacagcctCACACTCACTTCTATCTGTGTTTGCTCAGGCGATGGTAGCATTGATGCTCCTGATTTTATGTTCACAGAAATGTTACAGTCAGTGACATCCTTGCTCTGGAGAGACGACTGCTCCAAACTATGGACATGATTGTCAGCAAAAAGAAACGGTGAGCAAAAAACCTGACTACATGTTTTATAAAAGGAAATGACTCAACCAAATCATTGTGCCactgaaatgactaaaatgttttcccttttttatgtAGAATTGCTATGACACGAAGGCAGATGTACCAACGCGGAGAAGaccagaacaaacaaacaggtttcTGGGGCATGATCAAGAGTGTTACCTCCACTCAAACAAGCAGTGAAAGTATCCTTTGAAACGAGTGCTGAATTGAACGGTGTTGTTTTAACCAGATAACTATGTATTGTTGATGTGAGCCTTGACCACCTCTCCTCCAGACCTCGCTCTCATCCAGCAGGAAGTCGATGCTCTGGAAGAACTCAGTAGACAACTGTTTCTAGAGACTGTGGACTTACAAGCTACCAAGGTAAACTGTAACAAGGTGCTTTCTTCTCAGCAATATAGTATGATCTTTCTGTTAAA
Above is a window of Solea senegalensis isolate Sse05_10M linkage group LG2, IFAPA_SoseM_1, whole genome shotgun sequence DNA encoding:
- the si:ch73-390b10.2 gene encoding Golgi pH regulator, which produces MSFLVDSVIMVTSQVLFFGFGWLFFMRQLFKDYEVRQYVVQVVFSVTFAFSCTMFELIIFEILGALSSSSRYFHWKLNLYVILLVLIFVVPFYIGYFVVSNIRLLQRQRLLFACMVWFTFMYFFWKLGDPFPILSPKHGILSIEQLISRVGVIGVTLMALLSGFGAVNCPYTYMSYFLRNVTVSDILALERRLLQTMDMIVSKKKRIAMTRRQMYQRGEDQNKQTGFWGMIKSVTSTQTSSENLALIQQEVDALEELSRQLFLETVDLQATKERIEYSKTFQGKYFNFLGYFFSIYCVWKIFMATINIVFDRVGKTDPVTRGIEITVNYLGIQFDVKFWSQHISFILVGIIIVTSIRGLLITLTKFFCAISSSKSSNVIVLVLAQIMGMYFVSSVLLMRMSMPLEYRSIVTEVLGELQFNFYHRWFDVIFLVSALSSILFLYLAHKQSPEKHMAL